The genomic window TAGGCCGCCGCCGCACCGACCCACGGCACGAGCACGAGCCCCCAGAGGCTCTTCGCCGGCGAGAGCGTGTGCCAATAGAGCTCGGCGCCGAGCGGCCAATGGAGACCGTCGGCGAAGAACGGACTTTTCCCAGCGAGGACGGCGGAGCGCACCCAATCGAGGTGCCAGACGTTCATCCACGGATCTTCGTGCGCGCCCCCGGCGAGGTGCGTGCGCCAACGCGCCGCCATCGGCCAGGTGTGCACCACCGCGAGCAGCACCGTGGCCACGAAGGCCGCCGCCTGCGTGCCGCAGCGAACCTTGAAGTTGGCGCGCGGGCCGGCATCCACCGGCGGCTCCGGCTGGCGCGGCTCTCGCTCGGTTGAGCGCGTCATGGCTCGCCGCTTATAGCGCCCGACGCGGAAGGGGCGCGAGCTTTCCATGCGGACTCGGGTGGCCGTAACCCGAGCCCGCCCTAACCCTCGCCGTGGGCCTCGCCCTCCGAACCCTTGCTCGTTGACGAGCGACGCCCCGGCAATCCCCTGATAGAGTCCCCCTCCCCATGGCGGCGGACTCGCGCGAAGCGCCGAAGGCACCCGGGTTCGACTACACGGGCATCCCGAACGGCTATTACGACCGGATCCTCAGAGACGGTCACCCGATTCGTCGCCTGTGGCACGTCTCGAAGTTCGAGCGCGTGCTCGACTACCTCCCCGCGGAAGAGGGCGGCGCCATCCTCGACGTCGGGTGTTTCGCCGGCTCCTTCCTGTCGATGGTCCCCCGGTACCGCTTCGAGCGTCAGGTCGGCGTCGACATCCTCAGCGAGCAAGTCGAATACGCCAACCGGCACCACGGGAGCCCGTTCCGCTCGTTCCACTACCGCCCCTCGGTCCTCGAGCTCGGCGACATCGGCGAGCCCTTCGATTGCGTGACGCTCATCGAGGTCATCGAGCACTTGCCGGCGCACGAGATCCAAACGTTGTTCGATCACTTCCGCCGCATGATCAAGCCCGGCGGGCGCCTCGTGCTCACGACGCCCAACTACGCGAGCACCTGGCCGCTGCTCGAGCTGATGCTCAATCGGTTTTCCGAAGTCAGCTACGAGGAGCAACACATCACGCGCTTCACGTTCTTCGACTTCGAGAAGAAGCTCGCGAGCATTTGCCCCTCCGTGTGGAGCGATTTTTCCCTCGAGCTAAAGACCACGACGCACTTTTTGACGCCGTTTTTGGCGAGCCTCTCCTACGAGATCGCCCGCGGCCTCTCGCGCGTCGTGCCGCACCGCAGTTGGCGCCAGCCCTTCGGCAACCTCTTGCTCGCCGTCTTTCGCCGCGCCGATTGAAGCGCGCTTAGGGATTCGGTGCCGGCAACGGCGGCACGGGCCCGTCGAAGCGCCGCCTCGGCGGCCCGATGCGCCAGAGGCCCTCTTGCTTGTCGACGAGCTCGGCCGGCACATCCCACGCCGCGTAGGGCCACTTGAAGCGGCCGTCGCGCGGGAACACGGCAAAGATCGGTCGCTGTTCGTCGTTCCACTCGTCGATGAGCTTTCGGAAGTTCTCCCAACCGTTGGCCTCGACGAGGTCGATGTAACGAACGTCACGCCCCACTCGCAGCGAGAGCACGTTGGTGAGGTCGGGCTCCCAGCCCACGATGGCGAAGCGGTCGGGCGTCTGGTCGCCGATGCGGCGAATGCGCCGGTCGACGTCATGGGTGATGAACCCCAAAATGGTCGTGTCGACCCCCAACGTTACGCCCACGCTGAGACCCGCGGCGATGGCGCTCGCGAAGGTCGCAGCGCGGGCGAGCCGCGCACCACCGCGCAGGCGAGCCCCGACCGTCAATAGAACAGCGACGGCGGCGAACGCCAAGGTGACGCGGAGCTCGACGTAGCGCCGCCAAAACGGCGAATCGTCGAGGCTCGAGGCGAAGAGTACGACCGTGCCCACCGCGACGACGACGCCAAGCGCGATCGCGGAGCGACGCCACGGCAGCTCGCGGAGGCTATGAACGGCGAGGACCGCCAAGAGCGGAACCGCCGGCAGCGCGTAGCGGAGAAAGAGGAAGGGCGTGCCGAACTTGTCGCCGCCGGGGAAGCGCGCGAAGAGGCCGAGGTATCCATAGAGCGCCACCGCCGGGAGGAGCACGATGAAACGGCGAGCCGCGGTGCCATCGCGCGAGAAGCCGCCGGCGAGCGCCAGGGCGAGCACCGGCGAGTGCTGAAGCAAGGACTTGAGCGTGCGTCCCCACTGCACGTTGCCGAAACCGTCGGGGGGGCGCACGTAGCCGATGTCGACGCCCGAGAGGTCGACGGTGAAGCCGTAGCTGATTTCGAGAATCTGACGGACGCGCTCGCTCATGAGCGAGGGCGGCGCGAGCGCGAGCGCCGCAAGCCCCAGGATGAGCGCCAACGCGCGGGGGCTGCGGAGCGAGAAGAAGACGCCGATCGCCACGACGCCGAACCACGGCAACGCGGGGCGCGCGAAGGTCAGGAGATCGCCGGCGCCAAAGCCCTCCTTGGCGATGAGCCCTTCGCAGAGGCGCCAGATGCACGGCCCGTAGCTAAGGGGGTTCATGGTGCCGAAGCGCATGCGGTTCAGAAGACCGAGCAAGGCCAGGACGGCGGCGAACGGCACGAGCGCGGCGGCGAGCCTTAGCCAACCGAGCTGCGTGGGCGCGGTCGCCCTGAGGAATCCGAGCGCGCCGGCGCGGGCTCGGGGCGCCGGCCGAAGGTCGGCGATCAAGAGGCCGCCCATGAGCATCA from Myxococcales bacterium includes these protein-coding regions:
- a CDS encoding class I SAM-dependent methyltransferase; amino-acid sequence: MAADSREAPKAPGFDYTGIPNGYYDRILRDGHPIRRLWHVSKFERVLDYLPAEEGGAILDVGCFAGSFLSMVPRYRFERQVGVDILSEQVEYANRHHGSPFRSFHYRPSVLELGDIGEPFDCVTLIEVIEHLPAHEIQTLFDHFRRMIKPGGRLVLTTPNYASTWPLLELMLNRFSEVSYEEQHITRFTFFDFEKKLASICPSVWSDFSLELKTTTHFLTPFLASLSYEIARGLSRVVPHRSWRQPFGNLLLAVFRRAD